In Puntigrus tetrazona isolate hp1 chromosome 7, ASM1883169v1, whole genome shotgun sequence, the following are encoded in one genomic region:
- the slc16a13 gene encoding LOW QUALITY PROTEIN: monocarboxylate transporter 13 (The sequence of the model RefSeq protein was modified relative to this genomic sequence to represent the inferred CDS: inserted 1 base in 1 codon; substituted 2 bases at 2 genomic stop codons) — protein sequence MREGKSAIMDQPQKTKEEQQSSSQMAAPDGGWGWVVVGSLFVSSALVFGLIRSLGVFFVEFVQYFXESAQAVSWITSIGLAMQQLMSPISAAASNVYGARPVVMMGGFFSGLGFILASQATSLLHLYLTIGFISGLGWALIFTPTVASVMQYFTLRRSLAMGLGFTGVGLASFAFSPLFQYLIDVYAWRGALLVLGGLSFNMIACGALIRPLGKPKVVVKTENSTKINKCSSLFSRIYEGFELSLLSHRGFLTYSVAITLFNAGYFIPYVHLVAHSRHIGFTEYQAAFVISVTGVADIVGRVASGWFSDLGKMRMQHMLVVWTGLLGLSLMLIPVGVVFSALLVVGVIYGLCAGAMTPLAFAVVPEIVGMERMLGALGLLQLIESVGGLLGAPLSGWLKDYTGTYTVSFITAGSFLVLGMLVTMTLPYFWSCAAPASPSSSENTFQHESIEDGLLKQTLSSNSVPEILCPLDDTQIEXKVCWKSDVTHLVQEREEXLRKLCFILI from the exons ATGAGAGAGGGCAAAAG tgcaatCATGGATCAGCCCCAAAAGACAAAGGAAGAGCAGCAGTCGTCCTCACAAATGGCGGCACCTGATGGTGGCTGGGGCTGGGTGGTGGTGGGGTCTCTTTTCGTGTCCTCTGCCCTGGTTTTTGGGCTCATCCGCAGTCTGGGTGTCTTTTTTGTGGAGTTTGTGCAGTACT GGGAGAGTGCCCAGGCGGTGTCCTGGATAACATCCATTGGCTTGGCCATGCAGCAGCTAATGA GTCCAATAAGTGCAGCCGCATCTAATGTATACGGAGCTCGTCCGGTTGTTATGATGGGAGGATTCTTCTCAGGCCTGGGATTCATTCTGGCTTCCCAGGCAACATCTCTTTTACATCTTTACCTGACTATAGGATTCATTTCAG GTTTAGGCTGGGCGCTGATCTTCACCCCTACTGTTGCATCAGTGATGCAGTACTTCACCTTGCGGAGATCTCTAGCCATGGGCCTGGGCTTCACAGGCGTTGGACTTGCTTCTTTTGCATTCTCTCCACTTTTTCAGTATCTAATAGATGTCTATGCTTGGCGTGGGGCACTGCTTGTCCTCGGAGGCCTCAGCTTCAACATGATTGCTTGTGGAGCTCTCATTCGGCCTCTAGGGAAACCAAAGGTTGTGGTGAAG ACCGAAAACTCAACCAAGATCAACAAATGTTCTTCTTTGTTCTCCCGTATCTACGAGGGCTTTGAGCTCTCTCTGCTTTCACACCGAGGCTTCCTCACTTATTCCGTGGCCATCACCTTATTTAATGCCGGCTACTTCATCCCTTACGTTCACCTGGTCGCCCACAGCCGTCACATTGGTTTCACTGAGTACCAGGCAGCCTTTGTAATCTCTGTAACCGGTGTGGCAGACATCGTGGGCCGCGTAGCCTCTGGCTGGTTCTCGGATCTGGGCAAAATGCGGATGCAGCACATGCTGGTGGTGTGGACTGGGCTACTGGGGCTCTCTCTGATGCTCATTCCCGTTGGCGTGGTTTTCTCAGCACTGTTGGTTGTCGGTGTGATCTATGGGCTTTGCGCAGGAGCAATGACGCCGCTGGCTTTCGCAGTGGTGCCGGAGATCGTAGGCATGGAGCGAATGCTGGGAGCCCTTGGCCTGCTGCAGCTCATAGAGAGCGTTGGAGGGCTTCTGGGAGCACCACTGTCCG gctgGCTGAAGGACTATACTGGGACATACACGGTATCATTTATCACTGCTGGAAGTTTCCTCGTGTTAGGTATGTTAGTTACAATGACTCTTCCTTATTTCTGGTCTTGTGCGGCCCCTGCATCCCCATCATCTTCAGAGAATACGTTTCAGCATGAATCCATTGAAGACGGACTTCTCAAACAAACCCTGTCCTCAAATTCAGTACCTGAGATACTCTGTCCTTTGGATGATACCCAGATAGAGTAAAAGGTGTGTTGGAAGAGTGATGTTACACATCTAGTGCAAGAACGAGAAGAATAACTCAGGAAATTATGCTTCATACTAATTTAG